In one window of Rhodanobacter sp. FDAARGOS 1247 DNA:
- a CDS encoding class I SAM-dependent methyltransferase, with translation MRGWHKLETGRREAPAGSVRQPPRRAPPDEAQLLDTQRAFDSVAADYDGPRGNNELIQRMRLTLWDAVHSAAPPGARLLDLGCGTGIDALEFARRGFHVVATDWSPLMVERARARAAAAALQSRVTAMHLGVQQLDRLEGEFDGIYSNFGPLNCAPDLAAVAAECARLLRPGGSLVFSVMGRICPWELGHYALRGRFRRAGVRAARGATAVGMNRHTIWTRYYLPREFYRAFAEHFSLEGYRALSLFMPPPYLVDYYRRRRRWYERLGRLDDRLGALPLLRDMGDHFLIVMRRR, from the coding sequence ATGCGCGGATGGCACAAGCTGGAAACAGGGCGGCGCGAGGCACCTGCCGGAAGTGTCCGCCAGCCTCCGCGGCGCGCGCCGCCGGACGAGGCGCAACTGCTCGATACGCAGCGGGCGTTCGACAGCGTGGCCGCCGACTATGACGGGCCGCGCGGCAACAACGAGCTGATCCAGCGCATGCGGCTGACCCTGTGGGACGCCGTGCACAGCGCGGCGCCGCCGGGCGCACGCCTGCTCGACCTGGGCTGCGGCACCGGTATCGACGCGCTCGAATTCGCCCGGCGCGGCTTCCACGTCGTCGCCACCGACTGGTCGCCGCTGATGGTCGAGCGGGCGCGGGCACGGGCGGCGGCAGCGGCGCTGCAGTCGCGCGTCACGGCCATGCATCTGGGCGTGCAGCAGCTCGATCGGCTCGAGGGCGAGTTCGACGGCATCTACTCGAACTTCGGCCCGCTGAACTGCGCGCCGGACCTCGCCGCCGTCGCGGCCGAATGCGCGCGCCTGCTGCGCCCCGGCGGCAGCCTGGTGTTTTCGGTGATGGGCCGGATCTGTCCGTGGGAGCTGGGGCACTACGCGCTGCGCGGCCGCTTCCGGCGCGCCGGCGTGCGCGCCGCGCGGGGCGCGACGGCGGTGGGCATGAACCGTCACACGATCTGGACCCGCTACTACCTGCCGCGCGAGTTCTATCGCGCGTTTGCCGAACACTTTTCGCTGGAGGGCTATCGCGCGCTGAGCCTGTTCATGCCGCCGCCGTACCTGGTGGACTACTACCGTCGCCGGCGCCGCTGGTACGAACGGCTGGGCCGGCTCGACGATCGCCTGGGCGCGCTGCCGCTGCTGCGCGACATGGGCGACCATTTCCTGATCGTGATGCGGCGGCGCTGA
- a CDS encoding Wzz/FepE/Etk N-terminal domain-containing protein, whose product MEQDEIYLIDLWRIFTRGWMWFVGVLLLTLACTYVFAHTVKRQWQATAWIQIGQVGQVMSGQDPKVEPLLRVIERLERVPFENEILKSAGYADTSPVARLYRNSLKLEPMPYAGPLIRLTVRAYSRQQAVELANATVARLSEVHRQLEEVPLKAARARLSQLEADLQTALADQARYRQAAMPGNQGGADSKDVQNPMLASLLLANKNEEIRGLRAGRIDLLERLGPTYTYSTSMMWPAYVPDKQAFPNPELTWGIGLLLGLFLGAFVTVVMARRRRPA is encoded by the coding sequence ATGGAACAAGACGAAATCTATCTGATCGATCTGTGGCGGATCTTCACCCGTGGCTGGATGTGGTTCGTCGGGGTGCTGCTGCTGACCCTGGCCTGCACCTACGTCTTCGCGCACACGGTGAAACGGCAATGGCAGGCGACCGCGTGGATCCAGATCGGCCAGGTCGGGCAGGTCATGTCCGGCCAGGATCCGAAGGTCGAGCCGCTGCTGCGGGTGATCGAGCGGCTGGAACGGGTGCCGTTCGAAAACGAGATCCTGAAAAGCGCTGGCTATGCCGACACCTCGCCGGTGGCCAGGCTCTATCGCAACAGCCTGAAGCTGGAGCCGATGCCCTATGCCGGCCCGCTGATCCGCCTCACGGTGCGGGCGTATTCGCGCCAGCAGGCGGTCGAACTGGCCAACGCGACGGTCGCCCGGCTCAGCGAGGTCCATCGGCAACTCGAGGAGGTGCCGTTGAAGGCGGCGCGGGCGCGCCTCAGCCAGCTCGAGGCCGACCTGCAGACGGCGCTGGCCGACCAGGCCCGCTACCGGCAGGCGGCGATGCCGGGAAACCAGGGCGGGGCGGACAGCAAGGACGTGCAGAACCCGATGCTGGCCAGCCTGCTGCTGGCCAACAAGAACGAAGAGATCCGCGGCCTGCGGGCAGGGCGCATCGATCTGCTGGAGCGTCTCGGGCCCACCTACACCTACAGCACGTCGATGATGTGGCCAGCCTACGTGCCCGACAAGCAGGCGTTTCCCAATCCCGAACTGACCTGGGGCATCGGCCTCCTGCTGGGCCTGTTCCTGGGCGCCTTCGTGACCGTGGTGATGGCACGAAGGCGGCGGCCCGCCTGA
- a CDS encoding glycosyltransferase — protein sequence MDGDVPRDVAAMPLVSVLIPAFNHERFVQRCLDSVLEDPYPAKELIVIDDGSTDRTAERIADWVAMHCMDIPIEYVRRENRGIAATLNELAARANGDFLRPGASDDYLLPGGLDAQMRYLLAHPDKGAVIGDSIVVDQHGNRMHDSGMRVLHRADKRLYRSDDGIRRAIISHWAIGGPVALMRRSALDTVDRWSEGLRIEDWDLFLRLAAADALGFIDVSVCAYRIHGANLSKTRHTATRIANLAESRQVAQRRACLFDEPYKTLLQAQSHYIGAKISFLQRQPLPVAAHLLAYAWLAAMSRLASPSADHRAEAT from the coding sequence ATGGACGGCGACGTGCCGAGGGACGTGGCGGCGATGCCGCTGGTGTCCGTGCTGATACCGGCGTTCAACCACGAGCGCTTCGTGCAGCGCTGCCTGGACAGCGTGCTGGAAGATCCGTATCCGGCCAAGGAGCTCATCGTTATCGACGACGGCTCCACCGACCGCACCGCCGAACGCATCGCCGACTGGGTGGCGATGCATTGCATGGACATCCCGATCGAGTACGTGCGACGGGAGAACCGCGGCATCGCGGCGACGCTGAACGAACTGGCGGCGCGCGCCAACGGCGACTTCCTGCGCCCGGGCGCCAGCGACGACTACCTGCTGCCCGGCGGACTCGACGCCCAGATGCGCTACCTGCTGGCGCATCCGGACAAGGGCGCGGTGATCGGTGACTCGATCGTCGTCGACCAGCATGGCAACCGGATGCACGACAGCGGCATGCGCGTGCTGCATCGTGCCGACAAGCGGCTGTATCGATCCGATGACGGCATCCGCCGCGCCATCATCAGCCACTGGGCCATCGGCGGGCCGGTGGCGCTGATGCGACGAAGCGCGCTGGACACCGTCGACCGCTGGAGCGAAGGCCTGCGCATCGAGGACTGGGATCTGTTCCTGCGCCTGGCCGCGGCCGATGCGCTGGGCTTCATCGACGTCAGCGTCTGCGCCTACCGCATCCACGGCGCAAACCTGAGCAAGACGCGACACACCGCGACCCGGATCGCCAACCTGGCCGAGTCGCGGCAGGTGGCGCAGCGCCGGGCCTGCCTGTTCGACGAACCGTACAAGACCCTGCTGCAGGCGCAGTCGCACTACATCGGGGCCAAGATCTCGTTCCTCCAGCGGCAGCCGTTGCCGGTGGCCGCCCACCTGCTGGCGTATGCCTGGCTGGCCGCGATGTCGAGGCTGGCGTCGCCCTCGGCGGACCACCGCGCGGAGGCGACATGA
- a CDS encoding O-antigen translocase, giving the protein MNIVRTGFYTSIATAARLLAGLVAIKLVAWFAGPEGVGKLGQFMSLMSLLAVLAGGGIGAAIVKHVAEYRDDPQRLSRLLSAALCYAFCASCLMGGVALLLSRQLATWLLGDPQYAGLIRVLAVAQLGIALLNYLLAVVNGFMDVRRLAFIQVSGSLIGIVMMVWLARWQHLHGALLALVLGQLSWLLVGLPAWWRSSYFRRGMLRLRYDREMSLRLATFSVMTLSSALLPPLVNIAVRDHLALQFGWEPVGYWQAVSKVSDAYLLFFTTAINIHYLPRLASTHERAALLAELRTACRILLPAVVVLAAAVYALREWVTRLLFTPDFAAANALYGPQLVGDVIKIASFILSYLMLAKAMTKLFVVSECVFAASYVVLVWVLAARFGLVGAMYAFALNYLLYLGFNLLVARRYLGGLR; this is encoded by the coding sequence ATGAACATCGTCCGCACCGGTTTCTACACCAGCATCGCCACCGCGGCGCGGCTGCTCGCCGGGCTGGTGGCGATCAAGCTGGTGGCGTGGTTCGCCGGGCCCGAGGGCGTGGGCAAGCTCGGCCAGTTCATGAGCCTGATGTCGCTGCTGGCGGTGCTGGCCGGCGGCGGCATCGGCGCGGCCATCGTGAAACATGTCGCCGAGTACCGCGACGATCCGCAGCGGCTGTCGCGCCTGCTGTCCGCCGCGCTGTGCTACGCGTTCTGCGCGTCCTGCCTGATGGGTGGCGTGGCGCTGCTGCTCAGCCGGCAGCTCGCGACATGGCTGCTGGGCGATCCGCAGTACGCCGGGCTGATCCGCGTGCTCGCCGTCGCCCAGCTCGGCATTGCGCTGCTCAACTACCTCCTCGCGGTGGTCAACGGCTTCATGGACGTGCGCCGGCTGGCCTTCATCCAGGTCAGCGGCTCGCTCATCGGCATCGTGATGATGGTCTGGCTGGCGCGCTGGCAGCACCTGCATGGTGCGCTGCTGGCGCTGGTGCTGGGCCAGTTGTCGTGGCTGCTGGTGGGCCTGCCGGCGTGGTGGCGCAGCTCGTACTTCCGCCGCGGCATGCTGCGGCTGCGCTACGACCGCGAGATGAGCTTGCGGCTGGCCACGTTCTCGGTGATGACGCTCAGCTCCGCCCTGCTGCCGCCGCTGGTCAACATCGCGGTGCGCGATCACCTGGCGCTGCAGTTCGGCTGGGAGCCGGTCGGCTATTGGCAGGCCGTGAGCAAGGTGTCGGACGCCTACCTGCTGTTCTTCACCACGGCGATCAACATCCATTACCTGCCCAGGCTGGCGTCGACGCACGAGCGGGCGGCCCTGCTGGCCGAACTGCGCACCGCCTGCCGCATCCTGCTGCCGGCGGTCGTCGTGCTGGCGGCGGCGGTCTACGCGCTGCGGGAATGGGTGACGCGGCTGCTGTTCACGCCGGACTTCGCCGCCGCCAACGCGCTGTACGGCCCGCAGCTGGTCGGCGACGTGATCAAGATCGCCTCCTTCATCCTTTCCTACCTGATGCTGGCCAAGGCGATGACGAAGCTGTTCGTCGTTTCCGAATGCGTGTTCGCCGCCAGCTATGTCGTGCTGGTCTGGGTGCTTGCCGCGCGCTTCGGCCTGGTCGGCGCGATGTATGCGTTCGCGCTCAACTACCTGCTGTATCTGGGCTTCAACCTGCTGGTGGCCCGGCGCTACCTGGGAGGGCTGCGATGA
- a CDS encoding DegT/DnrJ/EryC1/StrS aminotransferase family protein produces MDAIADTRRVDVPFLDLGEVNARYADELKAAAARVIDSGWYVLGEELAAFEREFAAWCGLRHAVGTGNGLDALSLILRGYRELGLLAEGDEVIVPGNTFIASFLAISENRLVPVPVEPDAATFNIDPACVAAAIGPRTRAIMAVHLYGQLADMPALRALARQHGLLLIEDAAQAHGAMRDGCRAGAFGDAAAFSFFPAKNLGALGDGGAVVTDDDALARRIAALRNYGSDVKYRHLYQGVNSRLDEMQAAMLRVKLKHLDADVAWRRRVARRYRDGIHHPQIRLPHVVRGEQHAWHLFVLRSAQRDALQRHLRARGIQTLVHYPVPVHRQPAYPSLQHVHLPLTERLCGEVLSLPMGPTLRDDDVDRVIDACNAFGRGA; encoded by the coding sequence ATGGACGCCATCGCGGATACCCGCCGGGTCGACGTACCGTTCCTGGATCTCGGCGAGGTCAATGCGCGTTACGCCGACGAGCTGAAGGCCGCGGCGGCGCGCGTCATCGATTCGGGCTGGTATGTGCTGGGCGAGGAGCTGGCGGCGTTCGAGCGGGAGTTCGCCGCCTGGTGCGGCCTGCGCCATGCCGTGGGCACGGGCAACGGGCTGGATGCGTTGTCGCTGATCTTGCGCGGCTACCGGGAACTCGGCCTGCTCGCCGAGGGCGACGAGGTCATCGTGCCCGGCAACACCTTCATCGCCAGCTTCCTGGCGATCAGCGAGAACCGGCTGGTGCCGGTGCCGGTGGAGCCGGACGCGGCGACGTTCAATATCGATCCGGCCTGCGTGGCAGCGGCGATCGGTCCGCGCACGCGGGCGATCATGGCGGTGCATCTGTATGGCCAGCTGGCCGACATGCCGGCGCTGCGGGCGCTGGCCAGGCAGCACGGGCTGCTGCTGATCGAGGATGCGGCGCAGGCCCACGGCGCGATGCGCGACGGCTGCCGGGCCGGCGCGTTCGGCGACGCCGCGGCCTTCAGCTTCTTCCCGGCCAAGAACCTCGGCGCGCTGGGCGACGGCGGCGCGGTGGTGACCGACGACGACGCGCTGGCGCGACGGATCGCGGCGCTGCGCAACTACGGCTCCGACGTGAAATACCGCCACCTCTACCAGGGCGTGAACTCGCGCCTCGACGAAATGCAGGCGGCCATGCTGCGGGTGAAGCTGAAGCATCTCGATGCGGACGTGGCGTGGCGCCGCCGCGTGGCGCGTCGCTATCGCGATGGCATCCACCATCCGCAGATCCGGCTGCCGCACGTGGTTCGCGGGGAACAGCACGCCTGGCACCTGTTCGTGTTGCGCAGCGCGCAGCGCGATGCGTTGCAGCGGCATCTGCGCGCGCGGGGCATCCAGACCCTGGTGCACTATCCGGTGCCGGTGCATCGGCAGCCTGCGTACCCGTCGTTGCAGCACGTCCACCTGCCGCTGACCGAGCGGCTGTGCGGGGAAGTGCTGAGCCTGCCGATGGGACCGACCTTGCGCGATGACGACGTGGATCGCGTGATCGACGCCTGCAACGCGTTCGGGCGCGGCGCATGA
- a CDS encoding GNAT family N-acetyltransferase — translation MLTIRPYASTDASAWDALVARSRNGNLLHRRGYMDYHADRFVDGSLLVERDGEVVAVFPANLAGKLATSHGGLTYAGLISSQALRAEATLAVFGQIAGHYRALGVERIVYKAVPHVFHAYPAEEDLYALQRMGARLIRRDLSSVIALREPFRFTEARRRSVRKAARAGIDLQVGADPADFHALLVEVLDRHHVAPTHSLAELRLLQARFPGQIVLHEARRQGVLLAGALVYDFGRVVHTQYLAASEQGRPLDALSFLLAALIGDTYADRHHFSFGVSTEQAGTVLNGGLVTQKEYFGARAIVHDVYEWPL, via the coding sequence ATGCTCACCATCAGGCCCTATGCATCGACCGACGCGAGCGCCTGGGATGCGCTGGTGGCGCGCTCGCGCAACGGCAACCTGCTGCATCGGCGCGGCTACATGGACTATCACGCCGACCGCTTCGTCGATGGCTCCCTGCTGGTCGAGCGCGATGGCGAAGTCGTGGCGGTGTTTCCGGCGAACCTCGCGGGCAAGCTGGCGACCAGCCACGGCGGCCTCACCTACGCCGGGCTGATCAGCAGCCAGGCCCTGCGCGCCGAAGCGACGCTGGCCGTGTTCGGGCAGATCGCCGGGCACTATCGCGCGCTCGGCGTGGAGCGCATCGTCTACAAGGCGGTGCCCCATGTGTTCCATGCGTATCCGGCCGAGGAGGATCTGTACGCGCTGCAGCGCATGGGCGCGCGGCTGATCCGTCGCGACCTGTCGTCGGTGATCGCGCTGCGGGAGCCGTTCCGGTTTACCGAGGCGCGCCGGCGTTCGGTCAGGAAGGCGGCACGGGCAGGCATCGACCTGCAGGTCGGCGCCGATCCGGCCGACTTCCACGCCTTGCTGGTGGAGGTGCTGGACAGGCACCACGTCGCACCGACCCACAGTCTGGCGGAGCTGCGCCTGCTGCAGGCGCGCTTCCCCGGGCAGATCGTGCTGCACGAGGCGCGCAGGCAGGGCGTGCTGCTGGCCGGCGCCCTGGTCTACGATTTTGGCCGCGTGGTGCATACCCAGTACTTGGCCGCCTCGGAGCAGGGGCGACCGCTCGATGCGCTCAGCTTCCTGCTCGCCGCGCTGATCGGCGACACGTATGCGGACCGGCATCACTTTTCCTTCGGTGTCTCCACCGAGCAGGCCGGCACCGTGCTCAACGGCGGGCTGGTCACGCAGAAGGAATATTTCGGCGCACGCGCCATCGTGCACGATGTCTACGAGTGGCCGCTGTGA
- a CDS encoding acetyltransferase: MPRPLVLIGAGEFAQIACEYFEHDSDLDVVAFSVERDYLAQPTLAGRPVVAFETLEADYPPAEVDVFVAVPSSQLNRLRTRLYLDMKRRGYRLATYVSTRAFVWRNAEVGENSFIFEGNVIQPFVRVGNNCILWSGNHVGHRTVVHDNVFIASHAVISGYCEIGANSFIGVNSTFNDHVKVASDNVIGAGALVTRDTEPGRIYVGSPAHAVPDKSSFDVKL; the protein is encoded by the coding sequence ATGCCAAGGCCGCTAGTCCTCATCGGCGCGGGCGAGTTCGCGCAGATCGCCTGCGAATACTTCGAGCACGACAGCGACCTCGACGTGGTGGCCTTCAGCGTCGAGCGCGACTACCTGGCGCAGCCGACGCTGGCAGGGCGTCCCGTGGTGGCCTTCGAGACACTCGAGGCGGATTACCCGCCGGCCGAGGTGGACGTGTTTGTCGCCGTCCCCTCCAGCCAGCTCAACCGCCTGCGCACTCGCCTCTACCTCGACATGAAGCGCCGCGGCTATCGGCTGGCCACCTATGTCAGCACGCGCGCCTTCGTGTGGCGCAACGCCGAGGTGGGCGAGAACAGCTTCATCTTCGAAGGCAACGTGATCCAGCCGTTCGTGCGCGTCGGCAACAACTGCATCCTGTGGAGCGGCAACCACGTGGGCCATCGCACGGTGGTGCACGACAACGTGTTCATCGCTTCGCACGCGGTCATTTCCGGCTATTGCGAGATCGGTGCGAACAGCTTCATCGGCGTGAACAGCACCTTCAACGACCACGTCAAGGTGGCGTCCGACAACGTGATCGGCGCCGGTGCGCTGGTGACGCGCGATACCGAGCCGGGGCGGATCTACGTGGGCTCGCCCGCGCACGCCGTGCCGGACAAGTCCAGCTTCGACGTGAAGCTCTGA
- a CDS encoding FdtA/QdtA family cupin domain-containing protein, whose amino-acid sequence MEIQCVQLHKHGDSRGMLVALEQDGNVPFAIRRVYYIFATGRDVHRGRHAHRHLNQLAVAVRGSVTFLLDDGNGVAEVVLDDPARGLLLGSMVWRELYDFSDDCVLMVLADHPYDPDDYITDYGDFQREVNGAAQLEGMTACQGR is encoded by the coding sequence ATGGAAATCCAGTGTGTCCAGTTGCACAAACATGGCGACAGCCGGGGCATGCTCGTCGCGCTGGAGCAGGATGGCAACGTGCCGTTCGCGATCCGCCGCGTGTACTACATCTTCGCCACCGGGCGCGACGTGCATCGTGGCCGGCACGCGCATCGCCATCTCAACCAGCTGGCGGTGGCGGTGCGCGGATCGGTGACCTTCCTGCTGGACGATGGCAACGGCGTGGCGGAGGTCGTGCTGGACGACCCCGCGCGCGGACTGCTGCTGGGCAGCATGGTGTGGCGCGAGCTGTACGATTTCAGCGACGACTGCGTGCTGATGGTGCTGGCCGACCATCCGTACGACCCGGACGACTACATCACCGACTACGGCGACTTCCAGCGCGAGGTCAACGGCGCCGCACAGCTGGAGGGCATGACGGCATGCCAAGGCCGCTAG
- a CDS encoding cytochrome C, translating into MLPFLNRPANRRPLNPWLWHGLALLLLVAGNSAQATPSFARQTGYVCAVCHASAYGGGDNGPALTPTGMRFKINGYTEANIPGALPLAAQLTLAHTNPARGEDRTRLTEADIYLAGRLTDHVGGFVKIETDNVGGGKYNTKLSNLDLRFVAKSLKLGGKDLTLGVSVNNNPGFNDPLAVLPAASTLGPPGVTGTLLNLSSPAAPANHVIGATVYGLYDSNWYGEVGTYNSLQPSVQDRLGYSLGSDPGRLSDTGYFRFAYMREFKTQFFSAGVVGLSTRRQRPRLGPADDITDLGYDLSYQYLGNRQHIVQLSYVNIFEKRDYGSTPPSPVVPGLLALSHGDARDQIATAIYTFKQSYGIAVSHMVSTGSRDPARYIPYGSPDTTSNLVSVFWVPFGKESFNSLANLRIYGTWFRFSRFNGAGTNIFGAPPGAPATNARDLDAFTISVSAAF; encoded by the coding sequence ATGCTGCCTTTCCTGAACCGACCTGCGAACCGCCGTCCCCTGAACCCGTGGCTGTGGCACGGCCTCGCGCTGTTGCTGCTGGTCGCCGGCAACAGCGCGCAGGCGACTCCCTCGTTTGCCCGGCAGACCGGCTACGTCTGCGCGGTCTGCCACGCCAGCGCCTACGGCGGCGGCGACAACGGGCCGGCGCTGACGCCGACCGGCATGCGCTTCAAGATCAACGGCTACACCGAGGCGAACATCCCCGGTGCACTGCCGCTGGCCGCGCAGCTCACGCTGGCGCACACCAACCCTGCCCGCGGCGAGGACCGGACCCGGCTGACGGAAGCCGACATCTACCTGGCCGGACGACTGACCGATCATGTCGGCGGCTTCGTCAAGATCGAGACCGACAATGTCGGCGGCGGCAAGTACAACACCAAGCTGAGCAACCTCGACCTGCGCTTCGTCGCCAAGTCGCTCAAGCTCGGCGGCAAGGACCTGACGCTCGGCGTGAGCGTCAACAACAACCCGGGCTTCAACGATCCGCTCGCCGTCCTGCCAGCCGCTTCGACGCTGGGGCCGCCGGGAGTCACCGGCACCCTGCTGAATCTTTCCAGCCCCGCCGCCCCGGCCAACCACGTGATCGGCGCCACGGTCTACGGCCTGTATGACTCGAACTGGTATGGCGAAGTCGGCACCTACAACTCGCTGCAGCCGTCGGTGCAGGATCGCCTGGGCTATTCCCTCGGCAGCGATCCGGGCCGGCTCAGCGACACCGGGTATTTCCGCTTTGCCTACATGAGGGAATTCAAGACCCAGTTCTTCTCCGCCGGCGTGGTCGGCTTGTCGACCCGCCGCCAGCGTCCGCGCCTGGGGCCCGCCGACGACATCACCGACCTGGGTTACGACCTGAGTTACCAGTACCTGGGCAATCGGCAACACATCGTGCAGCTCAGCTACGTGAACATCTTCGAGAAGCGCGATTACGGCAGCACGCCGCCCAGTCCGGTGGTGCCGGGCCTGCTGGCGCTGTCGCACGGCGACGCCCGCGACCAGATCGCCACCGCCATCTATACCTTCAAGCAGAGCTACGGCATCGCCGTGTCCCACATGGTCAGCACGGGCTCGCGCGATCCCGCCCGTTACATCCCGTATGGCAGCCCGGACACCACCAGCAATCTCGTCAGCGTGTTCTGGGTGCCTTTCGGCAAGGAGTCCTTCAACTCGCTGGCCAATCTGAGGATCTACGGCACCTGGTTCCGCTTCAGCCGGTTCAACGGCGCCGGCACGAACATCTTCGGTGCGCCGCCCGGAGCGCCGGCGACCAACGCCAGGGACCTGGACGCCTTCACGATTTCCGTGAGCGCGGCGTTCTGA
- a CDS encoding sigma-70 family RNA polymerase sigma factor — MNDANNDADTADRMLLQRMAAGDRAALAVLYRGYHGRLCRFLSRLTRRADVIEEVINDCFWIAWQKADNFHGDSRVSTWIMGIAYRCGLKALRQHGDEPVADDAVPEDRVPAHNPDEDRELRDWLGKGLVHLSVDQRVVIELVYGVGHSLDEVAAIMQCPVGTVKARLFHARVKLRNVLPPLAGDSPIREESVP; from the coding sequence ATGAACGACGCTAATAACGATGCCGACACCGCCGACCGCATGCTGCTCCAGCGCATGGCGGCGGGCGATCGCGCCGCGCTGGCGGTGCTCTACCGCGGCTACCACGGCAGGTTGTGCCGCTTCCTGTCGCGTCTGACGCGGCGCGCCGATGTCATCGAGGAAGTCATCAACGACTGCTTCTGGATCGCCTGGCAGAAAGCGGACAACTTCCACGGCGACTCGCGGGTTTCCACCTGGATCATGGGCATCGCCTATCGCTGCGGCCTGAAGGCCCTGCGCCAGCATGGCGACGAACCGGTCGCGGACGACGCGGTGCCGGAAGACCGCGTCCCCGCCCACAACCCGGATGAGGACCGCGAACTGCGCGACTGGCTGGGCAAGGGACTCGTCCACCTGTCGGTCGACCAGCGCGTCGTGATCGAACTGGTCTACGGCGTGGGACACTCGCTGGACGAGGTGGCCGCCATCATGCAGTGCCCGGTCGGCACGGTGAAGGCGCGGCTGTTCCATGCGCGCGTGAAGTTGCGCAACGTGTTGCCCCCCCTGGCTGGCGACTCGCCGATACGTGAAGAGAGCGTGCCATGA
- a CDS encoding S8 family serine peptidase, with product MKCGVLVLAAAMALSACARLPPVASAGDHAATGRATLASVSTMDSQRDIVLAVANPLAPPATHAGSSLLGYLPSANYGIGQRAASTLAALKKIYGWQEVTGWPIKALDVYCIVLTPPPGMSRDTLLKALAADARVRLAQPLQSYSTYADPPPPDARRYNDPYADLQRGFVETDAAVAHNLSRGDGVHVAIIDTGADLAHPDLQGRIRDTQNLVDADRTAFDRDNHGTEVAGVIAATADNHRGIVGIAPGAVLSVYKACWYPPVPGAGARCNTFTLAKALAAVIDTDTRIINLSLGGPADPLLDELLSRLLEQGRIVITAMPPDGNVGGFPDRAPGVIVVRTSRATEAPPGVLSAPGSDILTTQPGGGYDFTSGSSMAAAHVSGITALLLAMAPALDARSVHDLLLQSSRVSDGMLQVNAAAAMARLRERRKAGR from the coding sequence ATGAAATGCGGCGTCCTGGTCCTCGCTGCCGCGATGGCCCTGAGTGCCTGCGCGCGCCTGCCGCCGGTGGCGTCGGCCGGCGATCACGCCGCTACGGGCCGCGCCACGCTGGCCAGCGTGTCTACCATGGACAGCCAGCGCGACATCGTGCTGGCGGTGGCCAATCCGCTGGCACCGCCTGCTACGCACGCGGGTTCCAGCCTGCTCGGTTACCTGCCATCGGCGAACTACGGGATCGGCCAGCGGGCGGCATCGACCCTCGCGGCGCTGAAGAAGATCTATGGCTGGCAGGAGGTGACCGGCTGGCCGATCAAGGCGCTGGACGTGTACTGCATCGTGCTGACGCCGCCCCCCGGGATGTCCCGCGACACGCTGCTCAAGGCGCTGGCCGCGGACGCCCGGGTGCGACTCGCCCAGCCGCTGCAAAGCTATTCGACCTACGCCGACCCGCCGCCACCGGATGCCCGCCGATACAACGATCCCTACGCCGACCTGCAGCGCGGCTTCGTCGAGACCGATGCCGCCGTCGCGCACAACCTCAGCCGCGGCGACGGGGTTCATGTCGCGATCATCGATACCGGCGCCGACCTGGCCCACCCCGACCTGCAGGGGCGCATCCGCGACACGCAGAACCTGGTCGACGCGGACCGCACGGCGTTCGACCGCGACAACCACGGCACCGAAGTCGCCGGGGTGATCGCCGCCACCGCCGACAACCACCGGGGCATCGTGGGGATCGCGCCCGGCGCGGTACTGAGCGTCTACAAGGCCTGCTGGTATCCGCCGGTGCCCGGCGCGGGCGCCCGCTGCAACACCTTCACCCTGGCCAAGGCGCTGGCGGCGGTGATCGACACCGATACGCGCATCATCAACCTGAGCCTGGGCGGCCCCGCCGATCCCCTGCTCGACGAATTGCTGAGCCGTCTGCTCGAGCAGGGCCGCATCGTGATCACGGCGATGCCGCCGGACGGCAACGTCGGCGGATTTCCCGACCGCGCGCCGGGCGTCATCGTGGTGCGCACCAGCCGTGCGACGGAGGCGCCGCCCGGCGTGCTGAGCGCCCCGGGCAGCGACATCCTCACCACCCAGCCCGGCGGCGGCTACGACTTCACCTCCGGCTCGTCGATGGCGGCGGCACATGTCAGCGGCATCACCGCTCTGCTGCTGGCGATGGCCCCCGCGCTGGATGCACGTTCGGTCCACGACCTGCTGCTGCAGAGCAGCCGCGTTTCCGACGGCATGCTCCAGGTGAATGCGGCGGCGGCCATGGCGCGCCTGCGCGAGAGGCGGAAAGCCGGCCGCTGA